The following coding sequences are from one Pseudochaenichthys georgianus unplaced genomic scaffold, fPseGeo1.2 scaffold_764_arrow_ctg1, whole genome shotgun sequence window:
- the LOC117444247 gene encoding protein S100-A14-like, with the protein MATQYSDLELAINSLVTEFHKAAADQPTMNTTQFQTMISTQLPSCAKQVETEDGLVQVLDQMGVQAGGNISFQNFWTLINKQASDLFQSSEKNKSYTCTCLLQ; encoded by the exons ATGGCGACTCAG TACTCAGACTTGGAGCTGGCCATCAACTCGTTGGTGACAGAGTTCCATAAAGCTGCCGCCGACCAGCCGACCATGAACACAACCCAGTTCCAGACCATGATCTCCACACAGCTGCCGAGCTGCGCCAAG CAGGTGGAGACGGAGGACGGGCTGGTCCAGGTCCTGGATCAGATGGGGGTGCAGGCCGGGGGCAACATCTCCTTCCAGAACTTCTGGACTCTGATCAACAAACAGGCCTCGGACCTGTTCCAGTCCTCGGAGAAAAACAAGTCCTACACCTGTACCTGCCTGCTGCAGTGA
- the dcst2 gene encoding DC-STAMP domain-containing protein 2, with protein MKKKRKTVLMKTEVRVQVERGGARRSFRGVLHRSACRPLPAGVRGHLVEGGCSLGAFASGLLLASLYGVSCLPRQELWLCVSFTLSLAAIASFSMGLSSGVRTCVCVMLPSLSAAQGRKFLLFLFMSALLSGPLTNTLENTERAAAGLLCGAELAANQTQELLQRAATPLFAVLDRVREISSNAHAAAARVRSLIDALTDSVRHVARTLRNVLHFLVDIGDVCNAKMGSPYRTCRAMFAEARDDCSELLGDFNFLCGIVDGFLPLCSLARAGELFCVIPSYIAEHLKKRLAAPTLAAFERMKREFDFNISASVTFELEANSSRSLQQVSQDIMRDVSSELQLFQTLSAPLVFAGFLLLVCGFLRAVRYRHRYLRELDFDNVYLSAQFEELDRQVTCGGGASVLPITRREAKTYITPLSLQLSARERRAMFRGVASVLKHLVMGGLLVALDFLVFWTLDQVTHQVKGDVVARAPVTVALQVSGSGYASDIFRDLVASFDVLQRGNVTVLSRKCLQPPAEPDHANCFLLGLLLGLALVVSVFGGFMQRCRRLVCASYHPERELERVWFLRQQLLDQRRMEGRALRRSGGGGGGGGGGGRRRLHTLLLRLPGGAHLSHLLGGSAVSCLSCGEELGQDEDNMAACPVPHCPGVFCRPCFHSLGNTCVVCARPLTCQEEEEEEEEEEEEEEEECF; from the exons atgaagaagaagaggaagacgGTCCTGATGAAGACTGAGGTCAGAGTTCAGGTGGAGAGGGGCGGAGCCAGACGCTCCTTCAGAGGAGTCCTGCACAG GTCAGCGTGCCGCCCTCTGCCTGCTGGGGTCAGAGGtcacctggtggagggggggTGCAGCCTGGGGGCGTTTGCGTCCGGCCTGCTGCTGGCCTCTCTGTACGGGGTCTCCTGTCTGCCCCGGCAGGAGCTCTGGCTCTGCGTCTCCTTCACCCTCAGCCTCGCCGCCATCGCCTCCTTCTCCATGGGCTTGTCCTCCGGGGTCCGGACCTGCGTCTGCGTCATGCTACCTTCACTGTCTGCAG CTCAGGGCAGGAAGttcctcctcttcctgttcatgtCGGCACTGCTCAGCGGCCCGCTCACCAACACGCTGGAGAACACGGAGCGCGCCGCCGCAGGCCTGCTGTGTGGAGCCGAGCTCGCAGCCAATCAGACGCAAGAGCTGCTGCAGAGAGCGGCCACGCCCCTTTTCG CTGTGTTGGACAGAGTCAGAGAGATCAGCAGTAACGCTCACGCTGCCGCCGCACGAGTGAGGAGCCTCATCGATGCTCTGACTGACAGCGTCCGCCATGTTG CGCGAACTCTGAGGAACGTCCTTCACTTCCTGGTTGACATCGGGGACGTGTGCAACGCTAAAATGGGCTCCCCGTACAGGACGTGCCGCGCGATGTTCGCCGAGGCGCGGGACGACTGCTCCGAGTTGCTCGGAGATTTCAACTTCCTGTGTGGCATCGTGGACGGCTTCCTGCCGCTCTGCAGCCTCGCCCGCG CCGGCGAGCTGTTCTGCGTCATCCCGTCCTACATCGCCGAGCATCTGAAGAAGCGTCTGGCAGCGC CCACGCTGGCGGCGTTCGAGCGGATGAAGCGGGAGTTTGACTTCAACATCTCGGCCTCGGTGACCTTCGAGCTGGAGGCGAACAGCAGCCGCTCGCTGCAGCAGGTGTCCCAGGACATCATGCGGGACGTGTCCTCCGAGCTGCAGCTGTTCCAGACGCTCAGCGCGCCGCTGGTGTTCGCGGGCTTCCTGCTGCTGGTCTGCGGCTTCCTGAG GGCGGTGCGGTACAGACACAGGTATCTCCGTGAGCTCGACTTCGATAACGTCTACCTGAGCGCTCAGTTTGAAGAGCTCGACCGTCAGGTGACCTGCGGGGGCGGAGCCTCAGTGCTGCCAATCACACGCAGGGAGGCCAAGACCTACATCACACCAC TCTCTCTGCAGCTGTCGGCCCGGGAGCGGCGGGCGATGTTTAGGGGCGTGGCCTCGGTGCTCAAACACCTGGTGATGGGAGGCCTGCTGGTGGCGCTGGACTTCCTGGTGTTCTGGACGCTGGACCAGGTGACCCACCAGGTGAAGGGGGACGTGGTGGCCCGAG CCCCGGTGACGGTGGCGCTGCAGGTGAGCGGATCCGGGTACGCCTCGGACATCTTCAGGGATCTGGTGGCGTCGTTCGACGTCCTGCAGCGAGGGAACGTGACGGTGCTCAGCAGGAAGTGCCTCCAGCCGCCGGCAGAGCCCGACCACGCCAACTGCTTCCTGCTTG GTTTGCTGTTGGGTCTGGCGCTGGTCGTCTCTGTGTTCGGAGGATTCATGCAGCGCTGTAGAAGACTGGTCTGTGCTTCATATCATCCAGAGAGAGAgctg GAGAGGGTCTGGTTCCTCCGGCAGCAGCTCCTGGACCAGAGGAGGATGGAGGGGAGAGCCCTGAGGAGGtctggaggtggaggaggaggaggaggaggagggggaaggaggCGCCTTCACACTCTACTGCTGCG GTTACCTGGCGGggctcacctgtctcacctgctgGGGGGCTCTGCAGTCAGCTGTCTGTCCTGTGGAGAGGAGCTGGGACAGGACGAGGACAACATGGCCGCCTGCCCTGTCCCCCACTGtccag GCGTGTTCTGTCGGCCATGTTTCCACAGTTTGGGAAACACGTGTGTCGTCTGCGCGCGACCTCTGACCTgccaggaagaggaggaggaggaggaggaggaggaggaggaggaggaggaggagtgttTCTGA